The Medicago truncatula cultivar Jemalong A17 chromosome 4, MtrunA17r5.0-ANR, whole genome shotgun sequence genome includes a region encoding these proteins:
- the LOC25502625 gene encoding uncharacterized protein isoform X2 has protein sequence MSLLQLQPINGISQLLVQKKCSRKAFRFRAQAVPSKTQRIMESVSVSGEVGGAGGAYSYEALKRLDQLWSNICSPQEVVQEPQQIVSTIPSLFTSSDLADKIEGSYDVLVCGGTLGIFIATALCARGLRVAIVERNVLKGREQEWNISRKELLELVEVGILEEDDIERVTTAKFNPNRCGFESKGDIWVNNILNLGVSPVRLIEIVKKRFISLGGVFFEGYSVSFINVYEDAAVLKLSGGKVLSSRLIIDAMGNFSPVVKQIRRGRKPDGVCLVVGTCARGFENNSNSDVIFSSSSVKRVGDSKAQYFWEAFPAGSGPLDRTTYMFTYVEPQPGSPKLEELLEEYWNLMPEYQGVPLDNLEILRVIYGIFPTYRESPLPAAFSRVLQFGDASGIQSPVSFGGFGSLTRHLGRLSAGIQEAIDGDYLDSYNLSLLNPYMPNLSASWLFQRAMSAKQQSDVPEDFINELLYANFSCMQRLGDPVLRPFLQDVVQFGALSKTLGLVMLTRPQILPSIFKQVGIPVLLDWSRHFLMLGYYTFLATFADPAVRPFLNTLPSMTSFQWKRHLEAWKYGAGLDYKL, from the exons ATGTCGTTACTTCAGCTTCAACCCATCAATGGAATATCACAGCTTTTGGTTCAGAAGAAATGTAGCAGAAAAGCATTCAGGTTCAGAGCACAAGCTGTTCCCTCCAAAACCCAG aGGATAATGGAGAGTGTTTCTGTGAGTGGTGAAGTTGGTGGAGCTGGAGGAGCATACTCGTATGAAGCTTTGAAAAGATTAGACCAGCTATGGTCAAATATTTGTTCACCTCAAGAAG TTGTGCAGGAACCTCAACAAATTGTCTCAACAATACCAAGCTTGTTTACCTCATCTGATCTTGCTGATAAAATAGAAGGTTCATATGATGTGTTAGTGTGTGGAGGAACTCTTGGAATTTTCATTGCCACCGCCTTGTGCGCAAGGGGTCTTCGAGTGGCAATTGTGGAAAGGAATGTATTGAAAGGG AGAGAACAAGAATGGAACATATCAAGAAAGGAGCTTCTGGAACTTGTTGAAGTTGGAATCTTGGAAGAAGATGACATTGAAAGAGTCACAACAGCAAAATTTAATCCT AATAGATGTGGATTTGAAAGCAAAGGAGATATCTGGGTCAACAACATTCTTAATCTCGGTGTTTC GCCTGTTAGGCTTATAGAGATTGTAAAGAAACGTTTTATCTCCCTCGGTGGAGTCTTTTTTGAGGGTTACAGTGTCTCCTTCATAAATGTATACGAGGATGCTGCT gtTCTGAAACTTTCTGGGGGCAAAGTCTTGTCATCTCGTCTTATAATTGATGCCATGGGGAACTTTTCCCCTGTTGTAAAACAG ATAAGACGTGGGAGGAAGCCTGATGGTGTTTGCCTTGTTGTTGGAACCTGTGCACGTGGCTTTGAGAATAACTCCAATAGTGATGTCATATTCAGCAGCTCATCAGTAAAGAGAGTTGGTGATTCAAAAGCACAATATTTTTGGGAG GCATTTCCAGCAGGATCAGGTCCTCTTGACCGTACTACTTATATGTTCACTTATGTAGAACCTCAACCAGGATCGCCAAAATTGGAAGAATTGTTGGAAGAATACTGGAATCTGATGCCAGAATATCAG GGTGTTCCACTTGACAATCTAGAGATACTGAGAGTTATTTATGGCATCTTTCCCACATATCGTGAGAG CCCGCTACCAGCTGCTTTTAGTAGAGTTTTGCAG TTTGGTGATGCCAGTGGTATACAATCGCCTGTATCATTTGGTGGTTTTGGAAGCTTGACCAGGCATCTTGGGAGACTGTCAGCTG gAATACAGGAAGCAATCGATGGTGATTATCTTGACTCATACAACCTCTCTCTTCTGAATCCATACATG CCCAACTTGAGTGCTTCATGGTTGTTCCAAAGAGCAATGTCAGCAAAACAACAGTCCGATGTTCCCGAAGATTTTATCAATGAACTTCTTTATGCCAACTTTAGTTGTATGCAG AGGCTTGGAGATCCAGTGCTACGACCATTTCTGCAG GATGTTGTACAGTTTGGGGCACTTTCGAAGACACTAGGCCTGGTTATGTTAACACGgcctcaaatactcccatccaTATTCAAACAG GTTGGTATTCCCGTACTACTCGATTGGTCCAGACATTTTCTGATGCTTGGCTATTACACCTTTCTCGCGACCTTTGCTGATCCTGCTGTGAG GCCATTTTTGAATACACTTCCATCGATGACGAGTTTCCAGTGGAAAAGACATCTTGAGGCATGGAAATATGGAGCTGGTCTTGATTACAAGCTATAA
- the LOC25502625 gene encoding uncharacterized protein isoform X3, producing MHLQPINGISQLLVQKKCSRKAFRFRAQAVPSKTQRIMESVSVSGEVGGAGGAYSYEALKRLDQLWSNICSPQEVVQEPQQIVSTIPSLFTSSDLADKIEGSYDVLVCGGTLGIFIATALCARGLRVAIVERNVLKGREQEWNISRKELLELVEVGILEEDDIERVTTAKFNPNRCGFESKGDIWVNNILNLGVSPVRLIEIVKKRFISLGGVFFEGYSVSFINVYEDAAVLKLSGGKVLSSRLIIDAMGNFSPVVKQIRRGRKPDGVCLVVGTCARGFENNSNSDVIFSSSSVKRVGDSKAQYFWEAFPAGSGPLDRTTYMFTYVEPQPGSPKLEELLEEYWNLMPEYQGVPLDNLEILRVIYGIFPTYRESPLPAAFSRVLQFGDASGIQSPVSFGGFGSLTRHLGRLSAGIQEAIDGDYLDSYNLSLLNPYMPNLSASWLFQRAMSAKQQSDVPEDFINELLYANFSCMQRLGDPVLRPFLQDVVQFGALSKTLGLVMLTRPQILPSIFKQVGIPVLLDWSRHFLMLGYYTFLATFADPAVRPFLNTLPSMTSFQWKRHLEAWKYGAGLDYKL from the exons ATGCAT CTTCAACCCATCAATGGAATATCACAGCTTTTGGTTCAGAAGAAATGTAGCAGAAAAGCATTCAGGTTCAGAGCACAAGCTGTTCCCTCCAAAACCCAG aGGATAATGGAGAGTGTTTCTGTGAGTGGTGAAGTTGGTGGAGCTGGAGGAGCATACTCGTATGAAGCTTTGAAAAGATTAGACCAGCTATGGTCAAATATTTGTTCACCTCAAGAAG TTGTGCAGGAACCTCAACAAATTGTCTCAACAATACCAAGCTTGTTTACCTCATCTGATCTTGCTGATAAAATAGAAGGTTCATATGATGTGTTAGTGTGTGGAGGAACTCTTGGAATTTTCATTGCCACCGCCTTGTGCGCAAGGGGTCTTCGAGTGGCAATTGTGGAAAGGAATGTATTGAAAGGG AGAGAACAAGAATGGAACATATCAAGAAAGGAGCTTCTGGAACTTGTTGAAGTTGGAATCTTGGAAGAAGATGACATTGAAAGAGTCACAACAGCAAAATTTAATCCT AATAGATGTGGATTTGAAAGCAAAGGAGATATCTGGGTCAACAACATTCTTAATCTCGGTGTTTC GCCTGTTAGGCTTATAGAGATTGTAAAGAAACGTTTTATCTCCCTCGGTGGAGTCTTTTTTGAGGGTTACAGTGTCTCCTTCATAAATGTATACGAGGATGCTGCT gtTCTGAAACTTTCTGGGGGCAAAGTCTTGTCATCTCGTCTTATAATTGATGCCATGGGGAACTTTTCCCCTGTTGTAAAACAG ATAAGACGTGGGAGGAAGCCTGATGGTGTTTGCCTTGTTGTTGGAACCTGTGCACGTGGCTTTGAGAATAACTCCAATAGTGATGTCATATTCAGCAGCTCATCAGTAAAGAGAGTTGGTGATTCAAAAGCACAATATTTTTGGGAG GCATTTCCAGCAGGATCAGGTCCTCTTGACCGTACTACTTATATGTTCACTTATGTAGAACCTCAACCAGGATCGCCAAAATTGGAAGAATTGTTGGAAGAATACTGGAATCTGATGCCAGAATATCAG GGTGTTCCACTTGACAATCTAGAGATACTGAGAGTTATTTATGGCATCTTTCCCACATATCGTGAGAG CCCGCTACCAGCTGCTTTTAGTAGAGTTTTGCAG TTTGGTGATGCCAGTGGTATACAATCGCCTGTATCATTTGGTGGTTTTGGAAGCTTGACCAGGCATCTTGGGAGACTGTCAGCTG gAATACAGGAAGCAATCGATGGTGATTATCTTGACTCATACAACCTCTCTCTTCTGAATCCATACATG CCCAACTTGAGTGCTTCATGGTTGTTCCAAAGAGCAATGTCAGCAAAACAACAGTCCGATGTTCCCGAAGATTTTATCAATGAACTTCTTTATGCCAACTTTAGTTGTATGCAG AGGCTTGGAGATCCAGTGCTACGACCATTTCTGCAG GATGTTGTACAGTTTGGGGCACTTTCGAAGACACTAGGCCTGGTTATGTTAACACGgcctcaaatactcccatccaTATTCAAACAG GTTGGTATTCCCGTACTACTCGATTGGTCCAGACATTTTCTGATGCTTGGCTATTACACCTTTCTCGCGACCTTTGCTGATCCTGCTGTGAG GCCATTTTTGAATACACTTCCATCGATGACGAGTTTCCAGTGGAAAAGACATCTTGAGGCATGGAAATATGGAGCTGGTCTTGATTACAAGCTATAA
- the LOC25502625 gene encoding uncharacterized protein isoform X1, with the protein MSVLIFLQPINGISQLLVQKKCSRKAFRFRAQAVPSKTQRIMESVSVSGEVGGAGGAYSYEALKRLDQLWSNICSPQEVVQEPQQIVSTIPSLFTSSDLADKIEGSYDVLVCGGTLGIFIATALCARGLRVAIVERNVLKGREQEWNISRKELLELVEVGILEEDDIERVTTAKFNPNRCGFESKGDIWVNNILNLGVSPVRLIEIVKKRFISLGGVFFEGYSVSFINVYEDAAVLKLSGGKVLSSRLIIDAMGNFSPVVKQIRRGRKPDGVCLVVGTCARGFENNSNSDVIFSSSSVKRVGDSKAQYFWEAFPAGSGPLDRTTYMFTYVEPQPGSPKLEELLEEYWNLMPEYQGVPLDNLEILRVIYGIFPTYRESPLPAAFSRVLQFGDASGIQSPVSFGGFGSLTRHLGRLSAGIQEAIDGDYLDSYNLSLLNPYMPNLSASWLFQRAMSAKQQSDVPEDFINELLYANFSCMQRLGDPVLRPFLQDVVQFGALSKTLGLVMLTRPQILPSIFKQVGIPVLLDWSRHFLMLGYYTFLATFADPAVRPFLNTLPSMTSFQWKRHLEAWKYGAGLDYKL; encoded by the exons ATGTCAGTATTGATTTTT CTTCAACCCATCAATGGAATATCACAGCTTTTGGTTCAGAAGAAATGTAGCAGAAAAGCATTCAGGTTCAGAGCACAAGCTGTTCCCTCCAAAACCCAG aGGATAATGGAGAGTGTTTCTGTGAGTGGTGAAGTTGGTGGAGCTGGAGGAGCATACTCGTATGAAGCTTTGAAAAGATTAGACCAGCTATGGTCAAATATTTGTTCACCTCAAGAAG TTGTGCAGGAACCTCAACAAATTGTCTCAACAATACCAAGCTTGTTTACCTCATCTGATCTTGCTGATAAAATAGAAGGTTCATATGATGTGTTAGTGTGTGGAGGAACTCTTGGAATTTTCATTGCCACCGCCTTGTGCGCAAGGGGTCTTCGAGTGGCAATTGTGGAAAGGAATGTATTGAAAGGG AGAGAACAAGAATGGAACATATCAAGAAAGGAGCTTCTGGAACTTGTTGAAGTTGGAATCTTGGAAGAAGATGACATTGAAAGAGTCACAACAGCAAAATTTAATCCT AATAGATGTGGATTTGAAAGCAAAGGAGATATCTGGGTCAACAACATTCTTAATCTCGGTGTTTC GCCTGTTAGGCTTATAGAGATTGTAAAGAAACGTTTTATCTCCCTCGGTGGAGTCTTTTTTGAGGGTTACAGTGTCTCCTTCATAAATGTATACGAGGATGCTGCT gtTCTGAAACTTTCTGGGGGCAAAGTCTTGTCATCTCGTCTTATAATTGATGCCATGGGGAACTTTTCCCCTGTTGTAAAACAG ATAAGACGTGGGAGGAAGCCTGATGGTGTTTGCCTTGTTGTTGGAACCTGTGCACGTGGCTTTGAGAATAACTCCAATAGTGATGTCATATTCAGCAGCTCATCAGTAAAGAGAGTTGGTGATTCAAAAGCACAATATTTTTGGGAG GCATTTCCAGCAGGATCAGGTCCTCTTGACCGTACTACTTATATGTTCACTTATGTAGAACCTCAACCAGGATCGCCAAAATTGGAAGAATTGTTGGAAGAATACTGGAATCTGATGCCAGAATATCAG GGTGTTCCACTTGACAATCTAGAGATACTGAGAGTTATTTATGGCATCTTTCCCACATATCGTGAGAG CCCGCTACCAGCTGCTTTTAGTAGAGTTTTGCAG TTTGGTGATGCCAGTGGTATACAATCGCCTGTATCATTTGGTGGTTTTGGAAGCTTGACCAGGCATCTTGGGAGACTGTCAGCTG gAATACAGGAAGCAATCGATGGTGATTATCTTGACTCATACAACCTCTCTCTTCTGAATCCATACATG CCCAACTTGAGTGCTTCATGGTTGTTCCAAAGAGCAATGTCAGCAAAACAACAGTCCGATGTTCCCGAAGATTTTATCAATGAACTTCTTTATGCCAACTTTAGTTGTATGCAG AGGCTTGGAGATCCAGTGCTACGACCATTTCTGCAG GATGTTGTACAGTTTGGGGCACTTTCGAAGACACTAGGCCTGGTTATGTTAACACGgcctcaaatactcccatccaTATTCAAACAG GTTGGTATTCCCGTACTACTCGATTGGTCCAGACATTTTCTGATGCTTGGCTATTACACCTTTCTCGCGACCTTTGCTGATCCTGCTGTGAG GCCATTTTTGAATACACTTCCATCGATGACGAGTTTCCAGTGGAAAAGACATCTTGAGGCATGGAAATATGGAGCTGGTCTTGATTACAAGCTATAA
- the LOC25502625 gene encoding uncharacterized protein isoform X4, with amino-acid sequence MSVLIFLQPINGISQLLVQKKCSRKAFRFRAQAVPSKTQRIMESVSVSGEVGGAGGAYSYEALKRLDQLWSNICSPQEVVQEPQQIVSTIPSLFTSSDLADKIEGSYDVLVCGGTLGIFIATALCARGLRVAIVERNVLKGREQEWNISRKELLELVEVGILEEDDIERVTTAKFNPNRCGFESKGDIWVNNILNLGVSPVRLIEIVKKRFISLGGVFFEGYSVSFINVYEDAAVLKLSGGKVLSSRLIIDAMGNFSPVVKQIRRGRKPDGVCLVVGTCARGFENNSNSDVIFSSSSVKRVGDSKAQYFWEAFPAGSGPLDRTTYMFTYVEPQPGSPKLEELLEEYWNLMPEYQGVPLDNLEILRVIYGIFPTYRESPLPAAFSRVLQFGDASGIQSPVSFGGFGSLTRHLGRLSAGIQEAIDGDYLDSYNLSLLNPYMPNLSASWLFQRAMSAKQQSDVPEDFINELLYANFS; translated from the exons ATGTCAGTATTGATTTTT CTTCAACCCATCAATGGAATATCACAGCTTTTGGTTCAGAAGAAATGTAGCAGAAAAGCATTCAGGTTCAGAGCACAAGCTGTTCCCTCCAAAACCCAG aGGATAATGGAGAGTGTTTCTGTGAGTGGTGAAGTTGGTGGAGCTGGAGGAGCATACTCGTATGAAGCTTTGAAAAGATTAGACCAGCTATGGTCAAATATTTGTTCACCTCAAGAAG TTGTGCAGGAACCTCAACAAATTGTCTCAACAATACCAAGCTTGTTTACCTCATCTGATCTTGCTGATAAAATAGAAGGTTCATATGATGTGTTAGTGTGTGGAGGAACTCTTGGAATTTTCATTGCCACCGCCTTGTGCGCAAGGGGTCTTCGAGTGGCAATTGTGGAAAGGAATGTATTGAAAGGG AGAGAACAAGAATGGAACATATCAAGAAAGGAGCTTCTGGAACTTGTTGAAGTTGGAATCTTGGAAGAAGATGACATTGAAAGAGTCACAACAGCAAAATTTAATCCT AATAGATGTGGATTTGAAAGCAAAGGAGATATCTGGGTCAACAACATTCTTAATCTCGGTGTTTC GCCTGTTAGGCTTATAGAGATTGTAAAGAAACGTTTTATCTCCCTCGGTGGAGTCTTTTTTGAGGGTTACAGTGTCTCCTTCATAAATGTATACGAGGATGCTGCT gtTCTGAAACTTTCTGGGGGCAAAGTCTTGTCATCTCGTCTTATAATTGATGCCATGGGGAACTTTTCCCCTGTTGTAAAACAG ATAAGACGTGGGAGGAAGCCTGATGGTGTTTGCCTTGTTGTTGGAACCTGTGCACGTGGCTTTGAGAATAACTCCAATAGTGATGTCATATTCAGCAGCTCATCAGTAAAGAGAGTTGGTGATTCAAAAGCACAATATTTTTGGGAG GCATTTCCAGCAGGATCAGGTCCTCTTGACCGTACTACTTATATGTTCACTTATGTAGAACCTCAACCAGGATCGCCAAAATTGGAAGAATTGTTGGAAGAATACTGGAATCTGATGCCAGAATATCAG GGTGTTCCACTTGACAATCTAGAGATACTGAGAGTTATTTATGGCATCTTTCCCACATATCGTGAGAG CCCGCTACCAGCTGCTTTTAGTAGAGTTTTGCAG TTTGGTGATGCCAGTGGTATACAATCGCCTGTATCATTTGGTGGTTTTGGAAGCTTGACCAGGCATCTTGGGAGACTGTCAGCTG gAATACAGGAAGCAATCGATGGTGATTATCTTGACTCATACAACCTCTCTCTTCTGAATCCATACATG CCCAACTTGAGTGCTTCATGGTTGTTCCAAAGAGCAATGTCAGCAAAACAACAGTCCGATGTTCCCGAAGATTTTATCAATGAACTTCTTTATGCCAACTTTAGTT AG